The Acropora muricata isolate sample 2 unplaced genomic scaffold, ASM3666990v1 scaffold_756, whole genome shotgun sequence DNA window tgatgtccttaactcttgctatctttctgggtccctatctctgtcgcaacgtcgtggtattatttccttggttttcaaaaagggggatagattggatgcttgcaattggcgtcctatctcccttcttaacgtggactacaagctggcttctcgggcgattgcagggcgccttcttaaagtcatacattcagtagttaacaaagatcaaacatgtggggtccctgggaggttcattggcgagaatgttgcccttcttcgggatgtggtggacttcgcctcatcgtttaatgtcccagtggccGTTATCTcattggatcaggaaaaggcctttgatagggtggattggcgtttcatgcgtgctactttgtctaaaatgggctttggttcttctttcattcgctgggttgatttgttttatactggggttcagagtgctgttattgtaaatggttatttgtcaggctttttttctttatctcgtggggttcgttaaggttgtcctttatctcctctgctgtatgttctggtttctgaagttcttgccGTTAATATTCGTGCCAATCCAGCTATCACTGGCCTTTCCCTTCCCGGGGTCCCTGCCCCGTTGTCGCCCATAACACAATACGCCGACGACACTTCACTGATTGTTGGCTCTGACAGTTCCATTCGGGCAGTGTTCGATACttattcgttgtttgaaaagggttctGGGGCAAAGTTAAATCTGTCAAAGTCTAAAGGTCTATGGCTTGGTTCGTGGCGCGGTAGGCAGGACCCTCCTGTCTCCCTTGACTGGACATCAAATAAGATCAAGGTCCTCGGAGTTTTCATCGGCGCTGGTAATCTGGATGAGGATAACTGGAGGCCTAGAATCGATGCTGTGGAgaatgtgctgtcctcctggGCGCGGCGTACTCTTTCTTATGGGGGCAGGGCTTTGTTGATTAACGCTTTAGCTCTCTCCCGAGTTTGGTATGTCGCTTCACTTATTCATATGCCGGGTTGGGTCCATTCTGAACTGTCTAAGCTGGTCTTTAAGTTTTTCTGGAAAGGTAAGCCTGACTTGGTGGCTCGTGTTGTAgtaactcagcctacggctgctggcggtttctcggttgtagatattaaatctaaagttttttctcttcttgtacagtgggttcgacgtttctcatcttctccgtctggttgggtctcctttttttcatattggtgttctgttcttcttggaaagcctgcttctgacgtttttgcttgcccttcagctttttccacgaattcttttcctcctttctatcgtgatttgttggtggcttggaaggaggtggacggttctttttctgagcgccgttcatctcttatctttgcctcttcgtctcctcatcatgttgctgctgtctcttGCATGACTTCAAAGTGCGTTTATTCGTTCTTGATGTCTGAAAGTCGAGGTGATCCCCACTGTGTGGAGAAGTTTCTCCCCTTGTACGGTGTCCTTTATTGGCCCACTACCTGgaggcagttatttttctttgatttagaccgcccagtcattgacctatgttggaagatagcacatggggtcctgttcacagctgatcgccttatcggttttggttattcgatcgaccccagctgcttttgtggtctggcgtctgaatgtcttcctcatttgtttttttcttgtcctttagcTCAAAGTGCcctgtcttggctccagtccttgatgtttcgtttttcctctttgtctccttctttggtttgtcgtcatgttctctttggctttagtcctgctgaagttcgctccattcctcgtattttcgtgtatatgcttaatgtctgtaaattctgtatttggaaa harbors:
- the LOC136908144 gene encoding uncharacterized protein; protein product: MPGWVHSELSKLVFKFFWKGKPDLVARVVVTQPTAAGGFSVVDIKSKVFSLLVQWVRRFSSSPSGWVSFFSYWCSVLLGKPASDVFACPSAFSTNSFPPFYRDLLVAWKEVDGSFSERRSSLIFASSSPHHVAAVSCMTSKCVYSFLMSESRGDPHCVEKFLPLYGVLYWPTTWRQLFFFDLDRPVIDLCWKIAHGVLFTADRLIGFGYSIDPSCFCGLASECLPHLFFSCPLAQSALSWLQSLMFRFSSLSPSLVCRHVLFGFSPAEVRSIPRIFVYMLNVCKFCIWKVRNDFRFRDVPPGACVVIEMVKSRVRFFLPLLFKRFKSPRRRRLFHRQWGASGVIGSVVDSRFFLSAF